From the Conexivisphaerales archaeon genome, the window GACTCTGCAGTGTCTGGTATTCCGGTATCTGGCCCGAATTAGAAGATGTAACCGCTTGTGGCTTGGACGCGACGTGTAAAATAGCCCAACCAGAGAATGCATGTGGCCCGGTAAGAAAGTATTCCGCCGAATTCTGAGTTAGGTTAGATATATTTAATCTGAGATTAGTATAAAGTAGAGAGATACTGGCAGTGCTGGTATTGAATACGTAAACTGGATTCCAGCCTTGACTTGGAATGTTGATGCTAAGACCAAATGAAGTTCCGCTTCCTCTGCCCACCACAGACCAGTCTAATGCACTAACTGCAATCCAACCGTTCTGGCCAATATTGTAATTGTTCAGGTTCAGGTTTATAGTAGCTCTGTCGCCAGAAGTGCTATTCGTATAGAACCATAGAAGAAGCGGAGCACCTTTTCCCCCCAAGACTGTGACACCAGTACTCGGATCATTTGCAGAGATCGGTGCTGCATAGTTACCACCTACACCAACATACGCCATTCTGTTTAGCAAGAGACCATAGCTCATCAAAAGTCCTATCATAGGATTTGATGGATTGTTGTAAGGGAGATTACCAGGTTCCATTATTGATGTTGCAGCGCAGTATGCTTCAAGGTAAATCATGTTTCTTACGTTTGGATATGTCCCTGTAACCAAGAAACCGTTTATTGTGTTAGCTTGATTAATATGATTCCGACAAACGGATTCGTCATATGATACGGATACGCTAGTTGGTGGATTACCATTCTCAAAATCCAATACGCCGTTCATTACGTAGTTGTTGAACAGATTTAGGTTCTCGATATATGAAGTATTGTACGGGAACGGATAAGATGAAGGCTGAAGGGAGACACCAGCATAGTCATATGACGCATGGATGAAGAATGGATGATTTAAATGGTAGTTCTGCGTAAAATTATAAGTAGCATAGGAGAGACCCAGAAAGAGCTGATAATCCAGCCACAATCCGAACCATTTGGCATCGTTATTTGCAATGGTATTTGCTATTGCACGAGTGTTAGCGCCACCAGTAGCATAGAATACCAATGTCGCACAGTTCGAATAATGTTGTGTGCATTGGGGGGAATTGGCAAAATTGATGACTGTCTGGTTTGACCAGTAGTAGTCTGTTGCAAAGCCGGACCCTAGCACAATGCTTGCTCCAGGCTTCTGTAGATCCCCATGATCTGCATAAATACCTGGACCAACTTCTATACCATACCAATAACTGATTAGAGCAGGGTTTGAGGCTCGCATGTTATTGTATATATTCACAAGGTCATTGTAAATCTGTTTTGAAAAATCAAGAGTATCAACTCTGACATAATCCTTACCGATCGCTGACATTCTGCTAGCTGTCAGAGGTGTTCCGTTGTAGTCGTAAGTGATAAGATTGGGATATTGTTTTACCACCTGCTGTCCCCACTGTACACATTCTGTTCCATAAGAATCCAAAGGCTCCTGAATCAAAAATGGCGTCTGATACCTCTGAATTGCAGAGGAGGTCGAACTTCCATAAATCGGGTCTGACAGTGTGATTTTACTAAAAGATGTATTCGCGTTCGAACACCACCCCGCTCTCCCCTCCCATGGAAGAATCAATGAAGCCATGGATTGTTGCTCCTGCATCTGCATATCTGTTACTCCCTGGCCGAAAGACCAGCCCCCTCCTCCCCACGAAGCAAACTGGTAAGTGACATATGGTATCTGTAATCCACCCGTAAATGAAACTGACGGACTGAAAGAAGAATTTGAGATGATTGTTGAGTTAGACTGTAAGGGAGGTGGTGAGGTCAAAGGGGAGTTGTTTGCTATGCTTACAATCAGCAAAGCAATGACTACTAGTGCAGAAATAGCTCCCAAGATGTATTTCCATTTTGCAATGAATTTAATAAAGGCATTGGCACTAAACAATAAATATGCGCTTTTTATTAGGTTTCTAGCAGTCATCTGTAAACAATATCTCTATTTTTCTTACTCATATCTGTATATAAATCAAGAGAATAGTCAGAAAGTCTAAATTTTCTATTAAATGGATCATTATACTGTTCGTAGAACCTAAATGTCAAATACGCAATCGTTGCTATTGAAATATGAGCCATTTTTATAAAAGTGCTTTTTTCCGCCCAGTAACTTCTGACGGGTTTACTCATACGAAAGGAGTCACGGTATACGTAATAATTATGGGGTATTCCGTGTTTACGCTTTCTTAATAATTGACCTATTTTGACTCTGGTCGGTTTATCGACATATACTAACTTTCCTGCCTTAGCAGCCCTAGACCATAAGTCAAAATCTTCTCCCCAATTAAGATTTCTCCAACCCCCTAGTTGTGCGATTACATCTCTAGGACCGATCAGGAAGTCCCTTAATACTAGTATCTTCCCCTCTATATGCTCATGGTAAAAATCAATAGTAGGTCGAAAATCGCCTATCACGTCGTCCAAATCGACCTGGCTGATAATATAATCGCCTTTCGATTTTTCAAATGCCATCTGCCTTGCAAGTCCTCTGCATCTCTTCGCCTGATAGTAGAGTCGAAGCAGTCCTTTTTCTGCGTATTTTTCTAGTATTTCGCGAGAACCATCTGTGCTATTACCATCTACAACTACTATTTCGTACCTATCGTCGATATAATTAAAGATAGCCTGTAAGGATTCTTCGATAATAGGGAATGAATTGTAGTTAATTATACAAATAGAGTAAGTAATCCCGGTCACTTTGCTGTCACTTGTGCTACTCAACTACTTAATCATTGACCAAGCAACCATTGGTAGGTTACATCCATTTTGGCCAGGAAGCGGTGTTTTGCGTACTTTTCTTCGGCAAACAGTTTCGCTCTGGCTATTTGATATGAAATTTTCTCCTTATTTTGTAAGACGAAATCAAACGCTTTCGCCAAGCTAAGTGGGTCGTTAGATGGCACGAATACTGCATTTCCGTTTGTGACCTCTTTATATATAATGTTATCTGATGCAATAATTGGCACTTGGTGCAACATAGCGTCTGCCAACGACATGGCGAAGGTTTCACCTCCGGCAAACGAATCTGTATAGATACAGAAGGCATCAGCCATCCGATAAAATATACTAGGGTTGTCAACATATCCTGTCAGTATGACATCTGGATATAATTTTTTGAGTTTCATAAAGAAACGGTTTGTCGCAGTGCCCATTCCTGCCAGTACAAGAGAGACTTGTGACTTATGACCCATCAGGTTGTAAGCCTTGCAGATATCCTCTATTCCTTTTGTAGACTTTATTTTACCGAAATAGAGAATGATTTTTTTATCTTCTACTCCCAGCTTTTGTCTTGTTACCTGAATCTCCTTATTAGAAATCTGTGACGGATCCCTACAGAAGTTTGGGATTACAACCGTCTTCCTGAACATGTAAGGTGCTGTATTGGAAATCAGATCATCTCTTGCAGCTTTAGTTGGACATATCACAAGCCTAGCGGCCTTCATACTCAACTTCAAAATCTGCAAGCCTATCAGATGACTTGGCTTGGATCGGTAGCCTACCTCTCTTGATATAGCATTGTGAAGATGCATCACCTTCTTGATCTTACTGGGATAAAGAAGGAGGCAAATAATGGCTCCTTCGAGACCATGACAATGAACTATTCTTGGCTTTAATCTCCTTATCATTAATAATGCCTTGACACACCATATAAGATAACCTAGTGCTTCCGCCTTAGGTGTATCGAGTTGTATTACTTGATTTTCCGAAACGTATCCTTTCCAGCGCCTTGTAATAACATAAGAGGAATAGCTTGACCGCATCAGAAAGGTATGTAAGGCTTGAACTATGTTTTCAATGCCACCAATTCTATCTGGAGGATATCCAGCACAGACCTGAACCACACATGCATCTTTATTGTTCTTCATAGATTTCCCAGCAAACCAGACGTTACAAACCAGACTTGGCGTTGGATATTTCGCCGATAATTATAGCATTGGCTCTTGGATAGGGTGGCATCGTAGACCTCCTTATCTTAAAACCACCATACTTACACTTTATGGCTTCTTCGTATGTGCATTCGCACCACCTGTTATCATAACTTACTCTTCTCATAAACGTCAACTTTGAAAATTTTGCTAGTGTGGGGATGTAGTTATCCAGAAACGGATTGTAACCTAAAGGAACAGAAAATAAGATCCTTCCAGTTGGTTTAAGCAGAGAGATTAGCTTAGAAATCGCATTCTGGAATCCATGTGGGTCAGACACACCCCGTTTTATGCTGAATCCGATGTGCTCCAAGGTAGATATGCTAACAATCAAATCATAACGGTGTCGGGAATTGAAAGTGAGAATATCTTCGTTAATTACTCCTGGCCATACTTCGTACTTATCTACCACGTCATGAGAAATGGTAAAGTAGTGGGAAAGTACGTTTCCTACCTCAAGGATTTTCCTATCTCTCATTTCTCTCACACTCTTCCATATAATCGGAATTTCAACTGTTCTTTCGCTCGACCACGCCTCATTGTAATCTCCGTAGAAATACTGATACTCTTCTCCTCTAAAAGTGAATGTCTTCTGGTCTTTGTCTGTTATCTCTTTCTTAATAATAGCTAGCTCCTTCTTTCTTTCTTCCGAGGTTATTACATTAGCCATCTTCCTGATATCCGAAAGATTCGGATGTTTAATAGAGTACAAAATCAGTCTAGGATGTTTCAAGATAAAAAGAGGCCTCAGCCTCAATTAGCAATCACCTCAGAACAATTATATTTCCAACCAAGTCTGACGTATTGACGTTGAAGCTCCCCAAGAAAGCAACAGCAGGTGTGAGATTATTACCAGATTTTCTTATCGTGGGGGCTCAGAAAGCTGGCACTTCAACTATGCATTCCCTTCTTGCCGCGCACCCTTGTATAAGGAGCTGTTCCGTAAAGGAACCGTCTTTCTTTTACCTTAAATACGATAGGGGGCTGCTCTGGTATAGATCTCATTTTCCGACTATGCTTTCCAAGATATTCCATACGATGACTCGCGATACAAAATTTCTGACGTTCGAATCTACCGTGTCTTATCTTTACGATCCGCATGCAGCGAAACGAATATCAACGTGCCTTCCTGACGTGAAAATTATAGTGATGTTAAGGAACCATGTGGACAGAGCATATTCCGAATTCTGGTACAGGAGAAACGTATGGAATGACTACGAATTTGATACTTTTGAGGACGCGATAAACTTTGAAATGAGAACAAAGATAGCAGAACAGGAATATAAGATTTTGCAGAGAGACGAAGAGTACCCTTATCATAAATTTTACCGATATTCGTACCTTTCTCGTGGGATTTATGCTTTCCAAATCGAGAACCTGTTCAGGTATATAAATAAAAAGCAGATCAGATCTTGATAATCAGAAGCGAAGATTTCTTTGAAAACTGGCAGCGAGAATACATAAGAGTTCTAACATTTCTAGGGTTGAAAAAGCAACTTCCAGCTAAAGTTGAAATCAAGAAAGAAGGAAAATACCCGCCAATGAAAATGGAAACGCGCAGGATGCTAACACGCTATTTTCAACCATATAACGAGAGATTGTACAAGATACTTGGTGTCAACTTTGGATGGAATTAACCACTTGCTTTAAGACCAGTAGTTCTTTATCGGCAACAGAATCCCAAGAATACTTCAATGCATTTAGATAGGCTCTCTCCGAAATGGATTGACTTTTTGCTCGGTCATAGAGAAGGCTCAATACCGCTTTGCTCCATTCTGACGGCTCATCACTTCCGACAAACAAGGCACAGTTCTTAAAATTCTCCTTCAAAGCTGGCAGAGAGGGAAGTATGCACGGAACCTTCAAGGCCATAGCTTCAAGGATGGCTAGACCAAAGCCTTCGCGTTCTGAAGTAGTTATGAATGTCTTGGATGATGCTAGTATATCACGTAATACGCTGTCCTCGACGAAACCTGTAAAGGTGACATTATCTTGTAAGCCAAGTTGTTTAACTATGTCAAGACAGTGGTTAAAGTATCTCTGGCTTTCTGCACCACCCACAATCACCAGCTTAGCATCCCGCTTTTCTTCAACGACACTTTTCCATATCCTCAATAAGAAGTCAATTCTCTTTCTTGGGCTTATTCTACCTACGTAACAACCGTCATAGATTTTTTCGGTTTTGATATCCATGAACCATTCTCCAGATATTCCATTCCCTGTAGTTAACACAAGCCTCGGCCTGAATGAGCAGACCAGTCTATCCTTAGTAGCTTTGCTAACTGTGAGGCAAGCCTTGGTGCTGGCAAAAGCTCTGTTTCTCAGCAAGTTAATAATTGCCTGTGTAAAAGCTTCACTTCCACCCAGCATCCCACGAACTACCCGAATAGAATCTTTGAGAATAGATGACGAATTCTGATACGGAAAGGAATGAAAAACCACGACAAAAGGTATTCTGCAGATCTTACTTGCGAAATACGCAGTAATCAGGTTTGTATAGACACTGCTAGTTGAGTAGATTACATTGCATTTGCTCTTTCTACATGCTAGTGCTGTAAGAAGCCCTAGCCTAAAAATCTGAACTAATTCAAGTATGTTTCTTCCACTTTTCCTTTTTACAGTTATCGAAATATACCCTACTTTCATCGCCTTGCTCAAAGACGGTTCATATTCTACTGCGAATGCCTTTATCTTTCTCTTTTTGAATTCATTCGAAAGTTCAACGAATCGTCGCTCAACTCCGCCCAAGACCTTTCCGTACTGGTAGTCATGGAAGAAAGTTGCCATAAGTCTGATCTCCGCCATTTTAATCTAACCCTTTACCCTGAAAACGTATAAATTGACAAACAAGGGTATCATACGTGTTGGATACATCGCTACTGGTCAGTGCTGTGATGCCCAATCGTAATAACGCAAAATTCATTCAATCAGCCATAGACAGTGTGCTTAAACAGGCATATAGTAACGTTGAATTGATAGTCGTAGATGATGGTTCAGAGGACAACTCGCTCGATATAGTCGAACATTTCCTCAGAGTAGGCAGAGAAATAAGGCTGCTAAAGACAGGAGGAAGGAGAGGATCTGCCGCTGCAAGGAACTTGGGTATCAAAAACGCAAGAGGCGAATGTATTGCATTCATAGATTCTGATGATATGTGGGTCCCGAGTAAACTGCAAAGACAGATGGAGGAATACTTGCTGAAAGGGCCATGCATTGTGTACCATGACTGGATGCGAATAGACGAATCAGGCAATATCTTGCCTGCTGGAAAGCTGAGACGCCCTAAAAAGAGCGGTCGAGTTTTCGATGAATTTCTAAGCATGGCTTTTGGAGCTAGCAGTATGTTTCTTGTACCAAGAAGATATCTTGATTCAGCACATATGTTCGACGAATCGCTTCCATGGGCCGAAGACCTCGATTTTTCCCTGAAACTTGCAAGAGATTTCATGTTTTCTTATGTCGATGAAAGGCTATACTGTTATAGAATTCACAATAGAAGCAAGACAATGACAATGCCAAGAATGAAAAGAATAGAATGGGAATGCAGAGTGATAGAGAGACACTTTGAAGCCAGCAAAAACTCGATTCCGGATGAAACTAGGCAAAGGGTGATAAAACTGCTTGGAGACTACTATAAGAAGACACATCAGTACCACAAGTTACTAGCCCTGAAATTGAAAAATGCCGGTATCGAATAATTTTTCATGGTTAGAAGTGTCAACTTTACAAAGAGAAAGATATAGCACTCATTGGAGGTATCTCTGTCGAAGAATCGGTATAAGATATTCTATCATTCATGACCTTCTGATCAGTGATGTCAGTTGCATTGTATGTTTTAAGGGATAGGGGTAATTTTAGAGTGTCATTTCTTACGTTTCGGATCAGAATCTCATCATGAAAGGTGAGTATAGAGTAGCCCTCACTGTAGAGCTGCGAAAGCTCTGAAACAGTGAGGTAATTTACATGCGAATCTTCACTAAGAAATTTAAGAAACTTGTACAATCTGTTTCTACCTTTATCCGCCAAAACGGGGTTTACACCTGTTACATAATTGACTCTGTGTGTGTCTATAACTGCTGGAAATCCACTTTTAGACACATATTCGAAAGCTTCAAAAGCATAATCAAGGTCATCGTTCATTTCAAGCCAGATATTTCTGAGAATTTTTGTAATCACTATCTGAATCAGCATTGCAGTCTTCATGGCACCGAACGGTGCTAGAGATATCTTATGGGGCGGGAAAACGGCCCCTGCTAACCTAGTCTTCTCGCTTTGGATAAAACGTATACCGCACTTCAGGAAGGCCAGCTCAGTCGCCGCATTCCAAACATCGTGTGGAGGTATAGTCGCAAGTGGCTTATAACCGAATAATGCGCCAAATAACCTACACCCCTTCGATACGTAAGCATGTTGATTGGTATAACTTTCGAATATGCCTCTCTTTTGATCGAATACATATTCCGAGACGGCTGTCCCTTTTCTCTCATAGTTAACCATACTCATCTCAAAGAAATCCTTCGAT encodes:
- a CDS encoding carboxypeptidase-like regulatory domain-containing protein, with translation MGAISALVVIALLIVSIANNSPLTSPPPLQSNSTIISNSSFSPSVSFTGGLQIPYVTYQFASWGGGGWSFGQGVTDMQMQEQQSMASLILPWEGRAGWCSNANTSFSKITLSDPIYGSSTSSAIQRYQTPFLIQEPLDSYGTECVQWGQQVVKQYPNLITYDYNGTPLTASRMSAIGKDYVRVDTLDFSKQIYNDLVNIYNNMRASNPALISYWYGIEVGPGIYADHGDLQKPGASIVLGSGFATDYYWSNQTVINFANSPQCTQHYSNCATLVFYATGGANTRAIANTIANNDAKWFGLWLDYQLFLGLSYATYNFTQNYHLNHPFFIHASYDYAGVSLQPSSYPFPYNTSYIENLNLFNNYVMNGVLDFENGNPPTSVSVSYDESVCRNHINQANTINGFLVTGTYPNVRNMIYLEAYCAATSIMEPGNLPYNNPSNPMIGLLMSYGLLLNRMAYVGVGGNYAAPISANDPSTGVTVLGGKGAPLLLWFYTNSTSGDRATINLNLNNYNIGQNGWIAVSALDWSVVGRGSGTSFGLSINIPSQGWNPVYVFNTSTASISLLYTNLRLNISNLTQNSAEYFLTGPHAFSGWAILHVASKPQAVTSSNSGQIPEYQTLQSLNSSHIGMFWNGNSWSNRTETGWYYDTNNQLLYVHFVGDNAVTLTVTLGNTSQTGSLTISPSQSSVTLTQGNSTSLSLNVNSYRVASQKVSLSAFQLPNGLGVTFSPSTAYTNFTSSLYVTASSSMQPGIYTVILQANSSTLLATAILSISVLAAQSSTGSGQQQNNTSGSGEVQSGGSGSNGNDNMTQQNQQQYYTLTIASGPAGFGSTEPQSGSYQLPAGSMINIAAKPIAGWVLESWFVNGNYAGNGSMISFPLTSDTTVLALFGQSAIINNVATISFESNQPDSSVMIDGRTYLLPVSFSWVIDSAHNISALPLISVSKNEQIRFVGWAGGIKSDDSNITIRVQNDVAILAQYSSFYRVNLSFIDAQKSRVVPTEVLLSYSQGIIQLENNFSFWSLSGVTYTLLGAEWGGTSVAPITTSNATFTVESPSTIVFGLNIHSDTIRVQDVFGQPIKNAYVSLILPNGTEIHVLTNASGYAYFPQLPPDGYQMKISYLGATLPINPSQQSGGIEYVTLALSYPVVGGIIGLAISLGLSLSFSKLKRFMPAIFRGLRKQIEDAAESQQ
- a CDS encoding glycosyltransferase family A protein; translated protein: MTGITYSICIINYNSFPIIEESLQAIFNYIDDRYEIVVVDGNSTDGSREILEKYAEKGLLRLYYQAKRCRGLARQMAFEKSKGDYIISQVDLDDVIGDFRPTIDFYHEHIEGKILVLRDFLIGPRDVIAQLGGWRNLNWGEDFDLWSRAAKAGKLVYVDKPTRVKIGQLLRKRKHGIPHNYYVYRDSFRMSKPVRSYWAEKSTFIKMAHISIATIAYLTFRFYEQYNDPFNRKFRLSDYSLDLYTDMSKKNRDIVYR
- a CDS encoding glycosyltransferase family 4 protein, translating into MKNNKDACVVQVCAGYPPDRIGGIENIVQALHTFLMRSSYSSYVITRRWKGYVSENQVIQLDTPKAEALGYLIWCVKALLMIRRLKPRIVHCHGLEGAIICLLLYPSKIKKVMHLHNAISREVGYRSKPSHLIGLQILKLSMKAARLVICPTKAARDDLISNTAPYMFRKTVVIPNFCRDPSQISNKEIQVTRQKLGVEDKKIILYFGKIKSTKGIEDICKAYNLMGHKSQVSLVLAGMGTATNRFFMKLKKLYPDVILTGYVDNPSIFYRMADAFCIYTDSFAGGETFAMSLADAMLHQVPIIASDNIIYKEVTNGNAVFVPSNDPLSLAKAFDFVLQNKEKISYQIARAKLFAEEKYAKHRFLAKMDVTYQWLLGQ
- a CDS encoding sulfotransferase domain-containing protein — translated: MKLPKKATAGVRLLPDFLIVGAQKAGTSTMHSLLAAHPCIRSCSVKEPSFFYLKYDRGLLWYRSHFPTMLSKIFHTMTRDTKFLTFESTVSYLYDPHAAKRISTCLPDVKIIVMLRNHVDRAYSEFWYRRNVWNDYEFDTFEDAINFEMRTKIAEQEYKILQRDEEYPYHKFYRYSYLSRGIYAFQIENLFRYINKKQIRS
- a CDS encoding glycosyltransferase family 4 protein: MAEIRLMATFFHDYQYGKVLGGVERRFVELSNEFKKRKIKAFAVEYEPSLSKAMKVGYISITVKRKSGRNILELVQIFRLGLLTALACRKSKCNVIYSTSSVYTNLITAYFASKICRIPFVVVFHSFPYQNSSSILKDSIRVVRGMLGGSEAFTQAIINLLRNRAFASTKACLTVSKATKDRLVCSFRPRLVLTTGNGISGEWFMDIKTEKIYDGCYVGRISPRKRIDFLLRIWKSVVEEKRDAKLVIVGGAESQRYFNHCLDIVKQLGLQDNVTFTGFVEDSVLRDILASSKTFITTSEREGFGLAILEAMALKVPCILPSLPALKENFKNCALFVGSDEPSEWSKAVLSLLYDRAKSQSISERAYLNALKYSWDSVADKELLVLKQVVNSIQS
- a CDS encoding glycosyltransferase codes for the protein MPNRNNAKFIQSAIDSVLKQAYSNVELIVVDDGSEDNSLDIVEHFLRVGREIRLLKTGGRRGSAAARNLGIKNARGECIAFIDSDDMWVPSKLQRQMEEYLLKGPCIVYHDWMRIDESGNILPAGKLRRPKKSGRVFDEFLSMAFGASSMFLVPRRYLDSAHMFDESLPWAEDLDFSLKLARDFMFSYVDERLYCYRIHNRSKTMTMPRMKRIEWECRVIERHFEASKNSIPDETRQRVIKLLGDYYKKTHQYHKLLALKLKNAGIE